One stretch of Cloacibacillus sp. DNA includes these proteins:
- a CDS encoding GntR family transcriptional regulator, which translates to MRGAVILSQTIYRTIKEKIECGLYPVGSPIPSCAELCKMYRISEKTARRVVDILEKEGFVETSRGKRPRVIFQRREAEKSGTAAERPDREVIRDISLSARVFYYPLLRYGLSLCTQEDFDELETRLRCINEMTPACELPGLLRHFWRFFVSKIGNAMVLRCIDSIGYLELVPLPYDIEFGRFYREYLFDILTKMRRGSFDTQEELDIQRIFLYSEGLPPMRCASTPASLGWPHSISASIRKDDAKISSIYMDIIGRIVSGEYKQGDILPSHAELCKEYGVSHDSTSRAVRYLRELKVIRSERRKSVVAISAAEILLAWRKLDIKIICRSFRSFIDALESVSLTIEDAAALSAGAATAEEAAALRGAIGEGLRGGELTSFCAAKELLEMIVSHIPYRTLREIYLALKKCTPFDRVVPGLLRNGREEAVRAIYQKAYDAANALASGENKYFARLSAEVFQMATGEVLEYCKDMGYLEATLKVYDGTIFLK; encoded by the coding sequence TTGCGCGGAGCCGTCATATTATCTCAGACTATATACCGGACTATCAAAGAAAAAATAGAATGCGGCCTCTATCCCGTCGGATCGCCTATCCCCTCCTGCGCGGAATTATGCAAAATGTACCGTATCTCCGAAAAGACGGCGCGGCGGGTTGTGGATATACTGGAAAAAGAGGGGTTCGTCGAGACCTCAAGAGGCAAACGGCCAAGGGTGATCTTCCAGCGCCGCGAAGCCGAGAAGAGCGGGACCGCGGCGGAGCGGCCCGACCGCGAAGTCATCCGCGACATTTCCCTCTCCGCGCGCGTTTTTTACTATCCGCTGCTGAGATATGGCTTATCTCTCTGCACCCAAGAGGATTTTGACGAACTCGAAACACGCCTCAGATGTATAAATGAAATGACTCCGGCATGCGAGCTGCCGGGACTGCTGAGACACTTTTGGCGTTTTTTCGTCTCCAAGATCGGCAACGCCATGGTCCTGCGCTGTATCGACAGCATAGGATACCTAGAGCTGGTACCTCTGCCGTACGACATTGAATTTGGACGATTCTACCGCGAATATCTGTTTGACATTTTAACGAAGATGCGCCGGGGCTCTTTCGATACGCAGGAGGAATTGGACATACAGAGAATATTCCTTTACAGCGAAGGGCTGCCGCCAATGAGATGCGCATCGACTCCCGCCTCACTCGGATGGCCGCACTCGATTTCCGCAAGTATACGAAAAGATGACGCAAAGATATCCTCCATTTACATGGACATCATCGGCCGGATAGTATCCGGCGAATATAAACAGGGCGATATACTTCCCAGCCATGCGGAGCTCTGCAAAGAATACGGCGTCTCGCACGACTCGACCTCCCGCGCCGTCAGGTATCTGCGCGAATTAAAGGTCATACGCTCCGAGAGGCGGAAATCCGTCGTCGCCATCTCCGCGGCGGAAATTCTACTGGCCTGGCGCAAACTGGATATTAAGATCATCTGCCGGAGCTTCAGATCTTTTATCGACGCGCTGGAGTCGGTATCACTGACCATCGAGGACGCCGCCGCACTCTCTGCCGGCGCGGCCACCGCCGAGGAGGCCGCCGCACTGCGCGGCGCCATCGGCGAAGGTCTGCGCGGAGGAGAGCTAACATCATTCTGCGCCGCGAAAGAGCTGCTGGAAATGATCGTCTCCCATATCCCCTACCGGACACTGCGGGAAATATATCTGGCTTTGAAAAAATGCACGCCATTTGACCGCGTCGTTCCAGGCCTGCTGCGTAATGGAAGAGAGGAAGCCGTGCGCGCCATTTACCAAAAGGCATATGACGCCGCCAACGCCCTCGCGTCGGGGGAAAATAAATACTTTGCGAGACTGTCGGCCGAGGTCTTCCAGATGGCAACCGGCGAAG
- a CDS encoding EAL domain-containing protein encodes MKRRKRDFQLYTGMWLVAIFVLLALMWQNAGDARVINYSGIVRGATQKLIKEELNGHSDDKLVETLDGIIDNLQTGKGPYRLMKNSNEKYQRLLAELKLLWGDMKKEIYDLNSGGGSEKRLYELSQRHFEIADRMVSAAEESSDNKLRYFLVFYIFSLLLSIAVFFIINRRNQKALDESIYTDSLTGLLSRTGFEVAAGKLLSHNLEDKYTIVEFDIKNFKSINDSYGYDKGDELLHSVAAAISARKSGRICARIDADEFVILFEQGDIDVDGLKMILRDVVRRHTFLELFGAIFNYGAYSIERNNELINTIMDKANTAHKIAKSIEGEAIVWYDERLLKKIHMENEYKKRMQYALEEEEFKMYLQPKVDLATMEVVGAEALVRWDIPEVGIIPPDSYIPLFERNGSIADLDFYMLKKACVYLRGQMDRGNESFSISVNFSRVTLCQQTFHSTLLEIINQFGVPSGRMEIEVTESAFNELPYPVLLMLEHLEDEGFRISMDDFGAGYSNLNMIGKLPIQIIKLDREFLKEMDEHENMRGIVTCAVDLAHTMGLEIICEGVEREEHVSFLQEIGCDYAQGFYFSKPVPSEVFTEKYQTGEARVYLGNG; translated from the coding sequence ATGAAAAGAAGAAAACGTGACTTTCAGCTGTATACCGGAATGTGGCTGGTCGCAATCTTTGTCTTATTGGCTCTGATGTGGCAGAACGCCGGCGACGCGCGTGTGATCAACTACAGCGGCATCGTGCGCGGAGCGACGCAGAAACTCATAAAAGAAGAGCTTAACGGCCATTCCGACGACAAACTGGTAGAGACTCTGGATGGTATCATCGATAACCTTCAGACCGGCAAAGGGCCCTACCGGCTTATGAAAAATTCCAACGAGAAATACCAGCGGCTGCTTGCCGAACTGAAGCTGCTCTGGGGAGATATGAAAAAAGAGATATACGACCTCAATTCCGGCGGCGGCTCCGAGAAAAGGCTGTACGAACTAAGCCAGCGGCATTTTGAGATTGCCGACCGCATGGTGTCGGCGGCGGAGGAGAGCTCAGATAATAAACTAAGGTATTTTCTTGTCTTTTATATTTTCAGCCTGCTTCTGTCAATAGCTGTCTTTTTCATCATCAACCGGCGAAATCAGAAGGCTTTAGACGAGAGCATTTATACGGACAGCCTGACAGGTCTGCTGAGCCGAACAGGCTTTGAGGTGGCTGCGGGGAAACTTCTGAGCCATAATTTAGAAGATAAATATACGATCGTAGAATTCGATATAAAAAATTTCAAGTCAATCAACGATTCTTACGGATATGATAAGGGCGATGAATTGCTGCACAGCGTCGCCGCGGCGATATCGGCGCGGAAGAGCGGCCGGATATGCGCGCGAATCGACGCCGATGAGTTCGTCATCCTCTTCGAGCAGGGAGATATAGACGTCGACGGACTTAAAATGATATTGAGAGATGTGGTAAGGCGGCATACCTTCCTTGAATTGTTCGGCGCCATATTCAACTACGGAGCCTACAGTATAGAGAGGAACAACGAACTTATCAACACCATCATGGATAAGGCTAATACGGCGCACAAGATCGCCAAATCCATCGAGGGAGAGGCCATCGTCTGGTACGACGAACGGCTGCTGAAGAAGATACATATGGAAAACGAATATAAAAAGCGGATGCAGTATGCGCTCGAAGAGGAAGAGTTCAAGATGTATCTGCAGCCGAAGGTCGACCTGGCGACGATGGAGGTGGTGGGCGCCGAGGCGCTGGTACGGTGGGATATTCCCGAAGTGGGGATAATACCGCCGGATTCTTATATTCCCCTCTTTGAAAGAAACGGCTCGATAGCCGACCTTGACTTCTACATGCTGAAAAAGGCCTGCGTTTATCTGCGCGGCCAGATGGACCGGGGAAATGAATCCTTCTCTATTTCGGTCAATTTCTCACGCGTAACCCTTTGCCAGCAGACATTCCACAGTACGCTGCTGGAAATTATCAACCAATTCGGCGTGCCTAGCGGCCGTATGGAGATCGAGGTCACCGAGAGCGCCTTCAACGAGCTGCCATATCCGGTGTTGCTGATGCTGGAACATCTTGAAGACGAGGGATTCCGCATTTCAATGGATGATTTCGGGGCAGGCTATTCAAACCTCAATATGATCGGCAAGCTTCCCATTCAGATAATCAAGCTGGACAGGGAGTTTTTAAAAGAGATGGATGAACATGAAAATATGCGCGGGATAGTCACCTGCGCCGTAGACCTTGCGCACACGATGGGATTGGAGATCATCTGCGAAGGCGTCGAGCGGGAGGAGCATGTAAGTTTCCTGCAGGAGATCGGCTGCGACTATGCGCAGGGATTCTATTTTTCAAAGCCAGTACCCAGCGAGGTTTTTACCGAAAAATACCAGACGGGCGAGGCTAGGGTATATCTCGGCAACGGCTGA
- a CDS encoding hemolysin family protein: protein MSSDIAGSIILLVVLMGFSIYFSMTETSITAAGKGKLLALADDYPHRKKGFLWLADNVAKAINVTLIGNNLVNIGASAVATTVAISLFGIAGPAVAVVIMTVLIVIFCEILPKNVAIAKKEAVLLFCLPFLRAFNFVLTPVLAFLQVILKLLGKLIGMDLVSYSALISREEIDHIVSEGSAAGALEEDERKMIHGVIAFEDTRVSEVMAPRTDMYAIDEKDSVEDAVKIFLESGHSRIPVYKEDIDDIVGILYAKDLLGPLSHGDKQISIEKLMRKPLYVPETMKTDETLDIMKKSRKHLAIVVDEYGGTAGLVTLEDLIEEIVGDIQDEYDKETPEIMNAGENTYVVQGQVNLEDLAEALGYPFDTIFEDVDTLAGMILEITGNFPSKGQVIGYGPWEIKVLEVQNHRILEAKMKFIGNTDDGVSR from the coding sequence TTGAGTTCTGACATAGCAGGCAGTATTATCCTGCTCGTCGTACTGATGGGTTTCTCAATATATTTTTCTATGACCGAAACCTCGATTACGGCAGCAGGCAAAGGAAAATTGTTGGCATTGGCCGACGACTACCCGCACCGCAAAAAGGGTTTTCTCTGGCTTGCAGACAACGTAGCAAAAGCAATCAACGTAACTCTCATCGGAAACAACCTCGTAAACATCGGAGCCTCTGCCGTGGCCACAACGGTGGCCATCTCGCTCTTTGGCATCGCCGGTCCCGCGGTCGCAGTTGTTATTATGACCGTGCTGATAGTGATTTTCTGCGAAATACTTCCTAAAAACGTCGCGATAGCCAAAAAGGAGGCAGTCCTTTTATTTTGCCTTCCCTTTCTGCGCGCCTTTAATTTTGTCCTGACGCCTGTACTGGCCTTTTTACAGGTCATTTTGAAGCTGCTGGGCAAGCTTATCGGCATGGATCTCGTCTCATACAGCGCGCTGATCTCGCGCGAAGAGATAGACCATATCGTGAGCGAGGGCAGCGCGGCTGGCGCTCTGGAAGAGGACGAACGCAAGATGATACACGGAGTCATCGCCTTTGAGGATACGAGAGTCTCCGAGGTGATGGCGCCCCGCACGGATATGTACGCGATCGACGAAAAGGACAGCGTCGAGGATGCGGTCAAGATATTCCTTGAAAGCGGACATTCGCGTATTCCCGTATATAAAGAGGATATCGACGACATTGTCGGCATTCTCTATGCTAAAGACCTGCTTGGCCCGCTCTCGCACGGAGACAAACAGATCTCAATAGAGAAGCTGATGCGCAAGCCGCTATATGTCCCAGAGACGATGAAGACGGACGAGACGCTTGATATCATGAAGAAGTCTCGCAAGCATCTCGCGATCGTCGTCGACGAGTACGGCGGCACGGCGGGTCTGGTCACGCTCGAGGATCTCATAGAAGAGATCGTCGGCGACATACAGGACGAATATGACAAGGAGACGCCGGAGATAATGAACGCCGGTGAGAACACCTATGTCGTGCAGGGACAGGTAAACCTTGAAGATCTCGCGGAGGCGCTCGGTTACCCCTTCGATACGATTTTTGAGGATGTGGACACGCTCGCTGGCATGATCCTTGAGATAACGGGCAACTTCCCCTCAAAGGGCCAGGTTATCGGCTACGGCCCCTGGGAGATAAAGGTGCTCGAGGTGCAGAACCATAGGATACTTGAGGCGAAGATGAAATTTATCGGCAACACCGACGACGGCGTCTCCAGGTAA
- a CDS encoding FAD:protein FMN transferase yields the protein MKKSGIIAAVLLLAVGAFCVFAGGWPVGKPHDVTGENFRLGTYVKLRLLGEDKKLLEIELAAADGEIVRLEGLLSANIASSDISRLNGAGGEWVKVAPETAALVKRSLAIAALTDGAFDPAVGRIVRLWGIGTPGARVPEAAEIRAALRAGGYKEVAVRESGGECYIKTPPGLWLDLGAIAKGYVADILKERLAADGVKRAVIDLGGNLDLVGDSPEGRPWRLGLQHPHKPRGEYFGVVEVSDRSVVTSGPYERFFEQDGVRYHHIFDPATGYPAKSDFDSVSIIDRDSALADALCTALFVMGRAKAEKFLEKNGGLAAVFVLASEDKVLVTPEARKIFRLTDKNFTVDTIGRESS from the coding sequence ATGAAAAAGAGCGGTATTATCGCGGCGGTGCTGCTGCTGGCAGTTGGAGCGTTCTGCGTATTCGCCGGCGGATGGCCCGTGGGGAAGCCTCACGATGTTACAGGGGAAAATTTCCGCCTCGGCACATATGTAAAGCTGCGGCTTCTTGGCGAAGATAAGAAATTACTCGAAATCGAGCTCGCCGCGGCGGACGGGGAGATCGTCCGCCTTGAGGGGCTGCTTTCGGCAAATATCGCCTCCTCGGATATTTCGCGTCTCAACGGCGCGGGCGGCGAATGGGTGAAGGTCGCTCCCGAGACGGCAGCGCTTGTAAAGCGGTCGCTTGCGATAGCGGCTCTGACGGACGGCGCCTTTGACCCTGCCGTCGGCCGCATAGTGCGCCTCTGGGGGATCGGCACTCCCGGCGCGCGCGTGCCGGAGGCGGCTGAGATAAGAGCGGCGCTTCGCGCCGGAGGTTATAAAGAGGTGGCGGTGAGGGAGAGCGGCGGGGAGTGTTATATCAAGACGCCCCCCGGTCTGTGGCTCGACCTCGGAGCGATCGCGAAGGGTTATGTCGCCGACATCCTGAAGGAGAGGCTTGCCGCCGACGGTGTGAAGCGGGCTGTGATAGACCTTGGGGGCAACCTGGACCTCGTCGGCGATTCACCGGAGGGACGCCCCTGGCGGCTGGGGCTTCAGCATCCGCATAAGCCGCGCGGCGAATACTTCGGCGTGGTGGAGGTCTCCGACCGCTCCGTCGTCACCTCCGGCCCCTACGAGCGTTTTTTTGAACAGGACGGGGTGCGCTACCATCATATATTTGACCCCGCGACGGGGTATCCCGCAAAATCCGACTTTGATTCCGTCTCAATAATCGACCGCGATTCGGCGCTGGCCGACGCGCTCTGCACGGCGCTCTTCGTCATGGGGCGCGCGAAGGCGGAAAAATTTCTTGAAAAAAACGGCGGTCTGGCGGCGGTTTTCGTGCTTGCCTCGGAGGATAAAGTGCTTGTCACCCCTGAGGCGCGGAAGATATTCCGGCTGACCGATAAAAATTTCACCGTAGATACGATTGGGAGAGAATCATCATGA
- a CDS encoding NusG domain II-containing protein, with amino-acid sequence MRRGDRWMAAVTMAGAAMLIAGALLQQQRQYNEKAPLEAEIVLDGRVIETLPLTGPPREIRVDSAGTARGFNIIRAERGRIAVVSADCPDGACVRQGWIGRAGAGAVCLPHRLVVRIKDADRRVDGVSW; translated from the coding sequence ATGAGACGCGGCGACCGCTGGATGGCCGCCGTTACGATGGCGGGGGCCGCGATGCTGATCGCCGGCGCGCTCCTCCAGCAGCAGCGCCAGTATAATGAAAAAGCCCCGCTTGAGGCGGAGATCGTGCTTGACGGCAGGGTAATTGAGACGCTGCCGCTGACGGGGCCGCCGCGGGAGATCCGAGTTGATTCCGCGGGGACGGCGCGCGGCTTCAACATCATCCGCGCCGAGCGGGGACGTATCGCCGTCGTATCCGCCGACTGCCCTGACGGTGCCTGTGTGCGCCAGGGCTGGATAGGGCGCGCGGGCGCCGGGGCGGTCTGCCTGCCGCACCGCCTCGTGGTGAGGATCAAGGACGCGGACCG